A single window of Macrobrachium nipponense isolate FS-2020 chromosome 31, ASM1510439v2, whole genome shotgun sequence DNA harbors:
- the LOC135206550 gene encoding uncharacterized protein LOC135206550 has product MKPDAAALTIRKQKAPKCDGPFTLTEVGCIMLLEELRIAKTCRRLCQSLDADLAVVEMNEQQKKLWDILKSIYNKPNFSFFWIGIEKSQWLTGVPVTTFTSPNSCGTIRENGVIRESLECAEALNCVCQRFVYE; this is encoded by the exons ATGAAGCCAGACGCGGCTGCATTGACCATCAGAAAACAAA AGGCTCCAAAATGTGATGGTCCATTCACATTAACTGAGGTCGGGTGCATAATGCTGCTGGAAGAACTCCGTATTGCCAAAACTTGTCGTAGGTTATGTCAGTCTCTGGATGCAGATCTTGCTGTCGTGGAGATGAATGAACAGCAAAAGAAGTTATGGGATATACTGAAAAGCATCTACAATAAGC ccAACTTTTCTTTCTTCTGGATTGGAATTGAGAAGAGCCAGTGGCTCACTGGTGTACCTGTGACCACTTTTACATCACCAAATAGTTGTGGAACCATTCGGGAAAACGGAGTCATTAGGGAATCGCTAGAATGTGCAGAAGCTCTTAATTGTGTCTGTCAACGTTTCGTGTATGAGTAA